In Mytilus galloprovincialis chromosome 1, xbMytGall1.hap1.1, whole genome shotgun sequence, the following are encoded in one genomic region:
- the LOC143063646 gene encoding uncharacterized protein LOC143063646 — MSPTLVILILCFSSLQAAWWRPHQHMSWNDVIAEHNINTDVHGDMFVVDLYDVHTSIIEDLHRKGKKVICYFSAGTKEDWRNDAAKFPSDGLGVPNKDWPGETWVDIRNIYVRHIMRDRIAYAKSRHCDGVDPDNVDGYSQNQAGLHLTPDDQLDFNRYLATEAHGNGLAVGLKNDVSQLNDLVGDFDFAINESCMDFNECNRYKPFFDARKPVFHIQYVSSTSEGHQKQHEICSSSKRPHDMNTLIKHGTVNWKIAC, encoded by the exons ATGTCGCCAACTTTGGTAATTTTGATTTTGTGCTTTTCTTCTCTACAAGCAGCGTGGTGGCGTCCACATCAGCACATGAGCTGGAACGATGTGATAGCCGAACATAATATCAACACGGATGTTCATGGAGACATGTTTGTCGTTGATTTGTATGATGTGCATACAAGTATCATTGAAGATCTCCACAG GAAAGGGAAAAAGGTTATATGTTACTTTTCTGCTGGAACGAAAGAAGATTGGCGAAATGATGCCGCCAAGTTTCCGTCCGATGGACTTGGGGTTCCTAATAAGGACTGGCCAGGCGAGACATGGGTTGACATAAGAAATATTTA TGTAAGACATATAATGAGGGATCGGATTGCATACGCCAAATCACGCCATTGTGATGGTGTAGATCCGGATAATGTCGATGGGTATTCACAGAATCAAGCAGGGCTTCATTTAACACCAGATGATCAATTGGACTTTAACAGATATTTAGCGACAg agGCACACGGCAATGGTTTAGCTGTCGGACTGAAGAACGATGTTAGCCAACTTAATGACCTTGTAGGCGATTTTGACTTCGCCATTAACGAATCCTGTATGGATTTTAACGAGTGTAACCGGTACAAACCATTTTTTGATGCTAGGAAG cCGGTGTTCCACATCCAGTATGTGAGTTCTACGTCAGAAGGTCACCAGAAGCAACATGAGATATGCTCATCGTCAAAACGACCTCATGACATGAATACCTTAATTAAGCATGGGACGGTAAACTGGAAAATTGCTTGttaa